The Euphorbia lathyris chromosome 8, ddEupLath1.1, whole genome shotgun sequence genome has a window encoding:
- the LOC136202617 gene encoding uncharacterized protein isoform X1: MELETTSKTSMDRHALRPTAAIPATENTVWADASPLLEAACTELQDGELIHGDNFNLFAAMSALEIMDPKMDPGIISRYYSIDEAIEDGAAPIPISLDKTTDVQCTIDIMDHILACEATWHKGHSLAQTVFSCIYLLRPERTTSHPILDSFFRVIRATCKAVVSVVSEARTHEEEDLFTMAYGLPLIANGDEKCLSLLNAVEENISRQLRACKSPSSKRKLLEADIEPLQSNLDAEEGYCKSLLCRIRFRKHFFHVVTSMRRPQGRGMELARKHIAACISELESISETAVFLASKACDDGILERTTASGRQPIGFDSTVNSRTSAPTPPRSIELLSWKKAIEYFEKLLRDLDFICSYSLDPSLEVLMRFVVQFQKAKPDLVARAHLQVLLVQDGKLYGRDSTLAMIARAAGLPEAAKNYDVIKNEYIVQLGQLVINMLRILCTNAAWQRRKLGKILQDWRVIYVQLEVAFTNEYREVSNTSNDESLSVRIFKQVLVWVEEQTYWIAHRFLILGFELDLYSPGEYCMVYWYLYVILIRLAEKTHLKMSTIDEAAKRKGKKRKDSPKNLARESRIPPAVLFLQCQICIAEGLTLLLAALGNELMILQSPSPFNSEYERFTQHFELLQKACIPDHNSYPSFKESISYANFSTIVMYNYFKDAQKIAKEIKSSFSSDPERLDEVRRLEQVAEHNSIALNVICRVGAVDRSLKVSFEFIHHPCFATAVVKRH; this comes from the exons ATGGAGCTGGAAACTACTTCTAAAACTTCCATGGATCGCCACGCACTGCGACCTACCGCCGCCATCCCTGCAACTGAGAATACCGTCTGGGCGGACGCCTCTCCCCTCCTTGAAGCCGCTTGTACAG AACTTCAGGATGGTGAACTCATTCATGGAGATAATTTTAATCTTTTTGCAGCCATGTCTGCATTAGAG ATAATGGACCCAAAGATGGACCCAGGTATTATAAGTAGATACTATTCTATTGATGAAGCAATTGAAGATGGTGCTGCTCCAATTCCTATCAGCTTGGACAAAACCACTGATGTGCAATGCACCATAGATATCATGGACCATATTCTGGCTTGTGAG GCAACGTGGCACAAGGGTCACTCTTTGGCACAAACTGTCTTTTCTTGTATATACCTTTTGAGGCCAGAGAGGACAACATCACATCCCATATTGGATTCTTTTTTCAGAGTTATCCGTGCTACATGCAAAGCAGTTGTTTCAGTGGTATCAGAAGCACGCACACATGAA GAAGAGGATCTTTTCACAATGGCATATGGTCTTCCTCTTATTGCAAATGGTGATGAAAAGTGCTTATCCTTGCTTAATGCCGTTGAAGAAAATATTTCTCGCCAATTGCGTGCTTGTAAATCTCCATCATccaaaagaaaattattagaag CAGATATAGAGCCATTGCAATCTAATCTTGATGCGGAGGAGGGATACTGCAAATCATTGCTCTGCCGTATACGCTTTCGTAAG CATTTTTTTCATGTTGTCACCAGTATGAGGCGACCACAAGGTAGAGGTATGGAGTTGGCTAGAAAACATATAGCTGCCTGCATATCAGAGCTGGAATCCATTTCCGAAACAGCAGTGTTCCTTGCGTCTAAGGCTTGCGATGATGGTATACTAGAGAGAACAACGGCTTCTGGTCGTCAACCAATAGGGTTTGATAGTACTGTTAACAGTAGAACTTCTGCCCCCACTCCACCAAGGTCAATTGAACTTCTTAGTTGGAAAAAG GCTATTGAGTACTTTGAAAAACTTCTACGTGATCTTGATTTCATATGTTCCTACTCATTGGACCCATCATTGGAAGTTCTTATGCGATTTGTGGTTCAGTTTCAAAAGGCTAAGCCTGATTTGGTTGCAAGAGCGCATCTGCAG GTTCTGCTGGTTCAAGATGGGAAGCTTTATGGGCGGGATTCTACCCTTGCAATGATTGCTAGAGCAGCAGGTCTGCCTGAAGCAGCAAAGAACTATGATGTTATTAAGAATGAGTACATCGTACAACTAGGACAA CTAGTAATCAATATGCTCAGAATTCTTTGTACAAATGCTGCTTGGCAGAGGCGTAAACTTGGCAAGATTTTGCAGGATTGGCGTGTAATCTATGTACAG CTAGAAGTTGCTTTTACAAATGAGTATAGAGAAGTCTCAAACACTTCAAATGATGAG AGTTTATCTGTGAGAATATTTAAACAAGTCCTTGTTTGGGTGGAGGAGCAAACTTACTGGATCGCTCACAGATTTCTCATTCTGGGTTTTGAGTTAGATCTATACTCCCCTGGAGAATATTGCATGGTTTACTGGTACTTGTATGTTATCTTAATAAGGCTTGCAGAGAAGACACATCTTAAGATGTCAACGATTGACGAAGCTG CTAAACGaaagggaaagaaaagaaaggattCTCCAAAGAATTTGGCAAGGGAAAGTCGGATTCCTCCTGCAGTTTTGTTTCTTCAGTGCCAGATATGTATTGCTGAAGGGCTGACCCTG CTACTTGCTGCATTGGGTAACGAGCTGATGATTTTACAGAGTCCAAGCCCATTTAATTCCGAGTATGAG AGATTTACACAGCATTTTGAGCTTCTACAGAAAGCTTGCATTCCTGACCATAATTCATATCCATCGTTCAAGGAATCTATATCCTACGCCAATTTCTCA ACCATAGTTATGTATAACTATTTCAAGGATGCTCAAAAGATCGCCAAGGAGATTAAAAGTAGCTTTTCAAGTGACCCAGAAAGATTAGATGAAGTGAGACGACTGGAGCAAGTTGCGGAGCATAATAGCATTGCTCTAAACGTCATATGCCGTGTAGGAGCAGTTGACAGATCACTAAAGGTTTCTTTTGAGTTTATCCACCATCCTTGCTTCGCTACTGCTGTTGTTAAGAGGCATTGA
- the LOC136202617 gene encoding uncharacterized protein isoform X3: MELETTSKTSMDRHALRPTAAIPATENTVWADASPLLEAACTELQDGELIHGDNFNLFAAMSALEATWHKGHSLAQTVFSCIYLLRPERTTSHPILDSFFRVIRATCKAVVSVVSEARTHEEEDLFTMAYGLPLIANGDEKCLSLLNAVEENISRQLRACKSPSSKRKLLEADIEPLQSNLDAEEGYCKSLLCRIRFRKHFFHVVTSMRRPQGRGMELARKHIAACISELESISETAVFLASKACDDGILERTTASGRQPIGFDSTVNSRTSAPTPPRSIELLSWKKAIEYFEKLLRDLDFICSYSLDPSLEVLMRFVVQFQKAKPDLVARAHLQVLLVQDGKLYGRDSTLAMIARAAGLPEAAKNYDVIKNEYIVQLGQLVINMLRILCTNAAWQRRKLGKILQDWRVIYVQLEVAFTNEYREVSNTSNDESLSVRIFKQVLVWVEEQTYWIAHRFLILGFELDLYSPGEYCMVYWYLYVILIRLAEKTHLKMSTIDEAAKRKGKKRKDSPKNLARESRIPPAVLFLQCQICIAEGLTLLLAALGNELMILQSPSPFNSEYERFTQHFELLQKACIPDHNSYPSFKESISYANFSTIVMYNYFKDAQKIAKEIKSSFSSDPERLDEVRRLEQVAEHNSIALNVICRVGAVDRSLKVSFEFIHHPCFATAVVKRH, encoded by the exons ATGGAGCTGGAAACTACTTCTAAAACTTCCATGGATCGCCACGCACTGCGACCTACCGCCGCCATCCCTGCAACTGAGAATACCGTCTGGGCGGACGCCTCTCCCCTCCTTGAAGCCGCTTGTACAG AACTTCAGGATGGTGAACTCATTCATGGAGATAATTTTAATCTTTTTGCAGCCATGTCTGCATTAGAG GCAACGTGGCACAAGGGTCACTCTTTGGCACAAACTGTCTTTTCTTGTATATACCTTTTGAGGCCAGAGAGGACAACATCACATCCCATATTGGATTCTTTTTTCAGAGTTATCCGTGCTACATGCAAAGCAGTTGTTTCAGTGGTATCAGAAGCACGCACACATGAA GAAGAGGATCTTTTCACAATGGCATATGGTCTTCCTCTTATTGCAAATGGTGATGAAAAGTGCTTATCCTTGCTTAATGCCGTTGAAGAAAATATTTCTCGCCAATTGCGTGCTTGTAAATCTCCATCATccaaaagaaaattattagaag CAGATATAGAGCCATTGCAATCTAATCTTGATGCGGAGGAGGGATACTGCAAATCATTGCTCTGCCGTATACGCTTTCGTAAG CATTTTTTTCATGTTGTCACCAGTATGAGGCGACCACAAGGTAGAGGTATGGAGTTGGCTAGAAAACATATAGCTGCCTGCATATCAGAGCTGGAATCCATTTCCGAAACAGCAGTGTTCCTTGCGTCTAAGGCTTGCGATGATGGTATACTAGAGAGAACAACGGCTTCTGGTCGTCAACCAATAGGGTTTGATAGTACTGTTAACAGTAGAACTTCTGCCCCCACTCCACCAAGGTCAATTGAACTTCTTAGTTGGAAAAAG GCTATTGAGTACTTTGAAAAACTTCTACGTGATCTTGATTTCATATGTTCCTACTCATTGGACCCATCATTGGAAGTTCTTATGCGATTTGTGGTTCAGTTTCAAAAGGCTAAGCCTGATTTGGTTGCAAGAGCGCATCTGCAG GTTCTGCTGGTTCAAGATGGGAAGCTTTATGGGCGGGATTCTACCCTTGCAATGATTGCTAGAGCAGCAGGTCTGCCTGAAGCAGCAAAGAACTATGATGTTATTAAGAATGAGTACATCGTACAACTAGGACAA CTAGTAATCAATATGCTCAGAATTCTTTGTACAAATGCTGCTTGGCAGAGGCGTAAACTTGGCAAGATTTTGCAGGATTGGCGTGTAATCTATGTACAG CTAGAAGTTGCTTTTACAAATGAGTATAGAGAAGTCTCAAACACTTCAAATGATGAG AGTTTATCTGTGAGAATATTTAAACAAGTCCTTGTTTGGGTGGAGGAGCAAACTTACTGGATCGCTCACAGATTTCTCATTCTGGGTTTTGAGTTAGATCTATACTCCCCTGGAGAATATTGCATGGTTTACTGGTACTTGTATGTTATCTTAATAAGGCTTGCAGAGAAGACACATCTTAAGATGTCAACGATTGACGAAGCTG CTAAACGaaagggaaagaaaagaaaggattCTCCAAAGAATTTGGCAAGGGAAAGTCGGATTCCTCCTGCAGTTTTGTTTCTTCAGTGCCAGATATGTATTGCTGAAGGGCTGACCCTG CTACTTGCTGCATTGGGTAACGAGCTGATGATTTTACAGAGTCCAAGCCCATTTAATTCCGAGTATGAG AGATTTACACAGCATTTTGAGCTTCTACAGAAAGCTTGCATTCCTGACCATAATTCATATCCATCGTTCAAGGAATCTATATCCTACGCCAATTTCTCA ACCATAGTTATGTATAACTATTTCAAGGATGCTCAAAAGATCGCCAAGGAGATTAAAAGTAGCTTTTCAAGTGACCCAGAAAGATTAGATGAAGTGAGACGACTGGAGCAAGTTGCGGAGCATAATAGCATTGCTCTAAACGTCATATGCCGTGTAGGAGCAGTTGACAGATCACTAAAGGTTTCTTTTGAGTTTATCCACCATCCTTGCTTCGCTACTGCTGTTGTTAAGAGGCATTGA
- the LOC136202617 gene encoding uncharacterized protein isoform X2: MELETTSKTSMDRHALRPTAAIPATENTVWADASPLLEAACTELQDGELIHGDNFNLFAAMSALEIMDPKMDPGIISRYYSIDEAIEDGAAPIPISLDKTTDVQCTIDIMDHILACEATWHKGHSLAQTVFSCIYLLRPERTTSHPILDSFFRVIRATCKAVVSVVSEARTHEEEDLFTMAYGLPLIANGDEKCLSLLNAVEENISRQLRACKSPSSKRKLLEDIEPLQSNLDAEEGYCKSLLCRIRFRKHFFHVVTSMRRPQGRGMELARKHIAACISELESISETAVFLASKACDDGILERTTASGRQPIGFDSTVNSRTSAPTPPRSIELLSWKKAIEYFEKLLRDLDFICSYSLDPSLEVLMRFVVQFQKAKPDLVARAHLQVLLVQDGKLYGRDSTLAMIARAAGLPEAAKNYDVIKNEYIVQLGQLVINMLRILCTNAAWQRRKLGKILQDWRVIYVQLEVAFTNEYREVSNTSNDESLSVRIFKQVLVWVEEQTYWIAHRFLILGFELDLYSPGEYCMVYWYLYVILIRLAEKTHLKMSTIDEAAKRKGKKRKDSPKNLARESRIPPAVLFLQCQICIAEGLTLLLAALGNELMILQSPSPFNSEYERFTQHFELLQKACIPDHNSYPSFKESISYANFSTIVMYNYFKDAQKIAKEIKSSFSSDPERLDEVRRLEQVAEHNSIALNVICRVGAVDRSLKVSFEFIHHPCFATAVVKRH; the protein is encoded by the exons ATGGAGCTGGAAACTACTTCTAAAACTTCCATGGATCGCCACGCACTGCGACCTACCGCCGCCATCCCTGCAACTGAGAATACCGTCTGGGCGGACGCCTCTCCCCTCCTTGAAGCCGCTTGTACAG AACTTCAGGATGGTGAACTCATTCATGGAGATAATTTTAATCTTTTTGCAGCCATGTCTGCATTAGAG ATAATGGACCCAAAGATGGACCCAGGTATTATAAGTAGATACTATTCTATTGATGAAGCAATTGAAGATGGTGCTGCTCCAATTCCTATCAGCTTGGACAAAACCACTGATGTGCAATGCACCATAGATATCATGGACCATATTCTGGCTTGTGAG GCAACGTGGCACAAGGGTCACTCTTTGGCACAAACTGTCTTTTCTTGTATATACCTTTTGAGGCCAGAGAGGACAACATCACATCCCATATTGGATTCTTTTTTCAGAGTTATCCGTGCTACATGCAAAGCAGTTGTTTCAGTGGTATCAGAAGCACGCACACATGAA GAAGAGGATCTTTTCACAATGGCATATGGTCTTCCTCTTATTGCAAATGGTGATGAAAAGTGCTTATCCTTGCTTAATGCCGTTGAAGAAAATATTTCTCGCCAATTGCGTGCTTGTAAATCTCCATCATccaaaagaaaattattagaag ATATAGAGCCATTGCAATCTAATCTTGATGCGGAGGAGGGATACTGCAAATCATTGCTCTGCCGTATACGCTTTCGTAAG CATTTTTTTCATGTTGTCACCAGTATGAGGCGACCACAAGGTAGAGGTATGGAGTTGGCTAGAAAACATATAGCTGCCTGCATATCAGAGCTGGAATCCATTTCCGAAACAGCAGTGTTCCTTGCGTCTAAGGCTTGCGATGATGGTATACTAGAGAGAACAACGGCTTCTGGTCGTCAACCAATAGGGTTTGATAGTACTGTTAACAGTAGAACTTCTGCCCCCACTCCACCAAGGTCAATTGAACTTCTTAGTTGGAAAAAG GCTATTGAGTACTTTGAAAAACTTCTACGTGATCTTGATTTCATATGTTCCTACTCATTGGACCCATCATTGGAAGTTCTTATGCGATTTGTGGTTCAGTTTCAAAAGGCTAAGCCTGATTTGGTTGCAAGAGCGCATCTGCAG GTTCTGCTGGTTCAAGATGGGAAGCTTTATGGGCGGGATTCTACCCTTGCAATGATTGCTAGAGCAGCAGGTCTGCCTGAAGCAGCAAAGAACTATGATGTTATTAAGAATGAGTACATCGTACAACTAGGACAA CTAGTAATCAATATGCTCAGAATTCTTTGTACAAATGCTGCTTGGCAGAGGCGTAAACTTGGCAAGATTTTGCAGGATTGGCGTGTAATCTATGTACAG CTAGAAGTTGCTTTTACAAATGAGTATAGAGAAGTCTCAAACACTTCAAATGATGAG AGTTTATCTGTGAGAATATTTAAACAAGTCCTTGTTTGGGTGGAGGAGCAAACTTACTGGATCGCTCACAGATTTCTCATTCTGGGTTTTGAGTTAGATCTATACTCCCCTGGAGAATATTGCATGGTTTACTGGTACTTGTATGTTATCTTAATAAGGCTTGCAGAGAAGACACATCTTAAGATGTCAACGATTGACGAAGCTG CTAAACGaaagggaaagaaaagaaaggattCTCCAAAGAATTTGGCAAGGGAAAGTCGGATTCCTCCTGCAGTTTTGTTTCTTCAGTGCCAGATATGTATTGCTGAAGGGCTGACCCTG CTACTTGCTGCATTGGGTAACGAGCTGATGATTTTACAGAGTCCAAGCCCATTTAATTCCGAGTATGAG AGATTTACACAGCATTTTGAGCTTCTACAGAAAGCTTGCATTCCTGACCATAATTCATATCCATCGTTCAAGGAATCTATATCCTACGCCAATTTCTCA ACCATAGTTATGTATAACTATTTCAAGGATGCTCAAAAGATCGCCAAGGAGATTAAAAGTAGCTTTTCAAGTGACCCAGAAAGATTAGATGAAGTGAGACGACTGGAGCAAGTTGCGGAGCATAATAGCATTGCTCTAAACGTCATATGCCGTGTAGGAGCAGTTGACAGATCACTAAAGGTTTCTTTTGAGTTTATCCACCATCCTTGCTTCGCTACTGCTGTTGTTAAGAGGCATTGA